In the genome of Kitasatospora cathayae, one region contains:
- a CDS encoding HAD family hydrolase: protein MPESAVPEPAVLPSPLLPSAVLFDMDGTLVDTEQLWWQAAAELAEELDHPLTDRDAPEVLGQAVEHTAAHLHRVSGTTRPEAELAARLGESFAGKVAAETVPRPGALALLAALREARVPTALVSASPRQVVDLVLASIGRDWFAVTLAAEDTARTKPAPDPYLAAAERLGLDPAVCVAVEDTPTGVASAAAAGCAVLAVPSTAVPMPDGERITLLDSLERADLALLGKLCAAPAV, encoded by the coding sequence ATGCCTGAATCCGCCGTGCCCGAACCCGCCGTACTCCCCTCCCCCCTGCTCCCCTCCGCCGTCCTCTTCGACATGGACGGCACCCTGGTCGACACCGAGCAACTGTGGTGGCAGGCCGCCGCCGAACTCGCCGAGGAGCTGGACCACCCGCTCACCGACCGGGACGCCCCCGAGGTGCTCGGCCAGGCCGTCGAGCACACCGCCGCCCACCTCCACAGGGTCAGCGGCACCACCCGCCCCGAGGCCGAACTCGCCGCCCGGCTGGGCGAGTCCTTCGCCGGCAAGGTCGCCGCCGAGACGGTGCCCCGCCCCGGCGCGCTCGCCCTGCTGGCCGCCCTGCGCGAGGCCCGGGTGCCCACCGCGCTGGTCTCCGCCTCCCCGCGCCAGGTGGTGGACCTCGTCCTCGCCTCGATCGGCCGCGACTGGTTCGCCGTCACCCTGGCCGCCGAGGACACCGCCCGCACCAAGCCCGCGCCGGACCCGTACCTGGCCGCCGCCGAGCGGCTCGGCCTGGACCCGGCCGTCTGCGTCGCCGTCGAGGACACCCCGACCGGGGTCGCCTCCGCCGCCGCGGCCGGGTGCGCGGTGCTCGCCGTGCCGTCCACCGCCGTCCCGATGCCCGACGGCGAGCGGATCACCCTGCTGGACAGCCTGGAACGGGCCGACCTCGCGCTGCTGGGGAAGCTCTGCGCCGCCCCGGCCGTTTGA
- a CDS encoding DUF397 domain-containing protein, whose translation MTATEPAWFKSSYSSNGGDCIEVAGNLVASGAVPVRDSKDPEGPALVFPTDAWSAFVSAVRSGEFGTV comes from the coding sequence GTGACCGCCACCGAACCCGCATGGTTCAAATCTTCATACAGCAGCAACGGCGGCGACTGCATTGAGGTAGCGGGGAACTTGGTCGCCTCCGGCGCTGTGCCCGTCCGTGACTCGAAGGACCCAGAGGGCCCCGCCCTGGTCTTCCCCACTGACGCCTGGTCGGCCTTCGTCTCCGCCGTGCGCAGCGGGGAGTTCGGCACCGTCTGA
- a CDS encoding ABC transporter permease: MDRIRFGRGLVLLICGTYFAVPLAASLWFSVDDNKGGTTFRAYTELLNAPGFTDSLVLSLELAVVTVVVLLLLLVPAVLAARLGAPKLRPVIEIMCSMPLVVPVVALTTGIIGVLRWGPDHLQDTPFFQTIVAIQDPNFPIVLVIAYVLMALPFAYRAIDAGLRGVDVVTLVEAARNCGAGWLRAVFTVVLPNLRSSLLNAAVLTVALVLGEFTTASILGFSPFSVWINSNGKSDGQMSVAVSMLSLLIVWLVLLLMSAVGRGRKAARS; encoded by the coding sequence ATCGATCGCATCCGTTTCGGCCGCGGCCTGGTCCTGCTGATCTGCGGGACCTACTTCGCGGTGCCGCTGGCCGCCTCGCTGTGGTTCAGCGTCGACGACAACAAGGGCGGCACCACCTTCCGCGCCTACACCGAGCTGCTGAACGCCCCCGGCTTCACCGACAGCCTGGTGCTGAGCCTCGAACTGGCCGTCGTCACCGTGGTCGTGCTGCTGCTCCTGCTCGTCCCGGCGGTGCTCGCCGCCCGGCTCGGCGCGCCGAAGCTGCGGCCGGTGATCGAGATCATGTGCTCGATGCCGCTGGTCGTCCCGGTCGTCGCGCTCACCACCGGCATCATCGGCGTGCTGCGCTGGGGCCCGGACCACCTCCAGGACACCCCCTTCTTCCAGACCATCGTGGCCATCCAGGACCCGAACTTCCCGATCGTCCTGGTCATCGCGTACGTGCTGATGGCGCTGCCGTTCGCCTACCGGGCGATCGACGCCGGCCTGCGCGGCGTGGACGTGGTCACCCTGGTCGAGGCCGCCCGCAACTGCGGGGCCGGCTGGCTGCGGGCGGTGTTCACCGTCGTCCTGCCCAACCTGCGCAGCTCGCTGCTGAACGCCGCCGTGCTCACCGTCGCCCTGGTGCTCGGCGAGTTCACCACCGCCTCCATCCTCGGCTTCTCCCCCTTCTCGGTGTGGATCAACTCCAACGGCAAGAGCGACGGCCAGATGTCCGTCGCGGTCTCGATGCTCAGCCTGCTGATCGTCTGGCTCGTCCTGCTGCTGATGTCCGCCGTCGGCCGCGGCCGCAAGGCCGCCCGGTCCTGA
- the tmpA gene encoding 2-trimethylaminoethylphosphonate dioxygenase, whose product MTEQPPPYWLRDNCPCAECRDPRNGQKRFQIGDLPPDLTIAAQCELDGNLEVLWSDGHRSRYPLAWLLDTDEGDGRTEQGKRLWTAADFARGLPEADWEAYLTDPSEQTAVLAAVRRSGFAVLRGVPAVERQVLRVAESFGYVRVTNYGELFDVRVEPDPNNLAFTDRAIAPHTDNPYRDPVPTLQLLHCLENSATGGDSGLVDGFKAAAILRDESPEDFETLTRTPVPFVFRDRRTELRADRPLIGLDPLDRIREVRCNNRSIATLRGTNREAFYAAYRRFAAITLRPELQLTFRLNPGDCLIFDNTRLLHARTAFEQDGHRHLQGCYADLDSLASTLAVLHRRTAALDELAELFAGEGAGEYLGEAVTMAEHMLQAAAAAEAAGAPGHLVAAALLHDVGHFQGALHGRDLMQGQDNRHSDTGAAWLARWFGPEVTEPVRLHVAAKRYLCTVEPDYRAGLSAASEYTLTVQGGPMDEREAAAFAQLPGAADAVAVRRWDEQAKEPGAQTPDFEHYRPLLASLMR is encoded by the coding sequence ATGACCGAGCAACCGCCGCCCTACTGGCTGCGCGACAACTGCCCGTGCGCCGAGTGCCGGGACCCGCGCAACGGGCAGAAGCGGTTCCAGATCGGCGACCTGCCGCCGGACCTCACCATCGCCGCGCAGTGCGAGCTGGACGGCAACCTGGAGGTGCTCTGGTCGGACGGGCACCGCTCCCGCTACCCGCTCGCCTGGCTGCTCGACACCGACGAGGGCGACGGACGCACCGAGCAGGGCAAGCGGCTCTGGACAGCAGCCGACTTCGCGCGCGGCCTCCCCGAGGCCGACTGGGAGGCCTACCTCACCGACCCGTCCGAGCAGACCGCCGTCCTCGCCGCCGTACGCCGCAGCGGCTTCGCGGTGCTGCGCGGGGTGCCGGCCGTGGAGCGCCAGGTGCTGCGGGTGGCCGAGAGCTTCGGCTACGTCCGGGTCACCAACTACGGCGAGCTGTTCGACGTCCGGGTCGAGCCCGACCCGAACAACCTCGCGTTCACCGACAGAGCCATCGCCCCGCACACCGACAACCCGTACCGGGACCCGGTGCCCACCCTCCAGTTGCTGCACTGCCTGGAGAACTCGGCGACCGGCGGCGACTCCGGCCTCGTGGACGGCTTCAAAGCCGCCGCAATCCTCCGCGACGAGTCCCCCGAAGACTTCGAGACCCTCACTCGCACCCCCGTCCCCTTCGTCTTCCGCGACCGCCGCACCGAACTGCGCGCCGACCGTCCGCTGATCGGCCTGGACCCGCTGGACCGCATCCGCGAGGTCAGGTGCAACAACCGCTCGATCGCCACCCTGCGGGGAACCAACCGCGAGGCCTTCTACGCCGCCTACCGCCGCTTCGCCGCGATCACCCTGCGCCCCGAGCTCCAGCTCACCTTCCGCCTGAACCCCGGCGACTGTCTGATCTTCGACAACACCCGCCTCCTGCACGCCCGCACCGCCTTCGAGCAGGACGGCCACCGCCACCTCCAGGGCTGCTACGCCGACCTGGACTCCCTCGCCTCCACCCTCGCCGTGCTGCACCGCCGCACGGCCGCCCTGGACGAGCTCGCCGAGCTGTTCGCGGGCGAGGGCGCCGGGGAGTACCTGGGCGAGGCGGTCACCATGGCCGAGCACATGCTGCAGGCCGCCGCCGCTGCCGAGGCGGCCGGAGCCCCCGGCCACCTCGTCGCCGCCGCGCTGCTGCACGACGTCGGCCACTTCCAGGGCGCCCTGCACGGGCGAGATCTGATGCAAGGTCAGGACAACCGCCACAGCGACACCGGCGCCGCCTGGCTGGCCCGCTGGTTCGGCCCGGAGGTCACCGAGCCGGTCCGGCTGCACGTCGCCGCCAAGCGCTACCTGTGCACCGTCGAGCCCGACTACCGCGCCGGACTCTCCGCCGCCTCCGAGTACACCCTCACCGTCCAGGGCGGCCCGATGGACGAGCGCGAGGCCGCCGCCTTCGCCCAACTCCCGGGCGCCGCCGACGCGGTGGCCGTCCGCCGCTGGGACGAGCAGGCGAAGGAGCCCGGCGCGCAGACGCCGGACTTCGAGCACTACCGCCCGCTGCTCGCCTCGCTGATGCGTTAG
- a CDS encoding GntR family transcriptional regulator, translating to MTDVAVEPERPVERAGALYRKVAADLREAITTGAYGEAGRLPAEGALAEQYGVSRGTVRQALAVLRSDGLVTSRRGTRRVVLGGARVQSFSELLSFTHWAYSMGEEPGGILDSLVRRPADAAEREQLRLEPGAEVYVTVRLRTLSGTPVMVERTIYPPRVGEIVAELPPDVVSHTEVLREHGILFTDADHTIDIVAANAEDARLLGCRRGGPLLRERRRTTDPTGTPVEWSQDRYLPGTVAFSVHNSLATSALSRHARELD from the coding sequence ATGACGGACGTGGCGGTAGAGCCGGAGCGACCGGTCGAGCGTGCCGGCGCCCTGTACCGCAAGGTGGCCGCCGATCTGCGCGAGGCCATCACCACCGGCGCGTACGGCGAGGCGGGCCGACTGCCGGCCGAGGGCGCGCTGGCCGAGCAGTACGGGGTCTCCCGCGGCACCGTCCGCCAGGCGCTCGCCGTGCTGCGCTCGGACGGACTGGTCACCTCCCGCCGCGGCACCCGCCGGGTGGTGCTCGGCGGCGCCCGGGTGCAGAGCTTCTCCGAACTGCTCAGCTTCACCCACTGGGCGTACTCGATGGGCGAGGAGCCCGGCGGCATCCTGGACTCCCTGGTGCGCCGCCCGGCCGACGCCGCCGAGCGCGAGCAACTGCGCCTGGAGCCGGGCGCGGAGGTGTACGTGACGGTCCGCCTGCGGACCCTGTCCGGCACCCCGGTGATGGTCGAGCGCACCATCTACCCGCCGCGGGTCGGCGAGATCGTCGCCGAACTGCCGCCGGACGTGGTCTCCCACACCGAGGTGCTGCGCGAGCACGGCATCCTGTTCACCGACGCCGACCACACCATCGACATCGTCGCGGCCAACGCCGAGGACGCCCGGCTGCTCGGCTGTCGCCGCGGCGGCCCGCTGCTGCGCGAGCGGCGGCGGACGACCGATCCGACCGGCACGCCGGTGGAGTGGTCCCAGGACCGCTACCTGCCCGGGACGGTGGCCTTCAGCGTCCACAACTCGCTGGCCACGTCGGCGCTTTCGCGGCACGCCCGGGAGCTGGACTGA
- a CDS encoding ABC transporter permease gives MTTAPTPVPATASAAQRGGGAPGPVSSPTAPAVTAARTEAPRPAGRRARGSRAWLAALPLVLFFVIGFGLPAVAIAIGAFTTSSDAPDGGGTFTTDNLTGSLQGAYWTALWGSVKLSLLTALIATVVGLPLAQAVATSRFRAFREAVMSASGVLANFGGVPLAFMFVATLGNSGEVTKKLGLTKHGWNLYTFSGLSVVYLYFLVPLMVITITPALEGLKAQWREAAANNGATSPQYWRHVALPVLLPSLLGGFVLLFGASFAAYATAEAMVGSSVPLISMQIGDALSGNVLVGQGNLALALGLDMIVVACLVMALYLPLQRRSAKWLA, from the coding sequence ATGACCACGGCTCCCACCCCGGTGCCGGCCACCGCCTCCGCCGCCCAGCGCGGCGGGGGCGCCCCCGGCCCCGTCTCCTCCCCCACCGCCCCGGCCGTCACGGCTGCGCGGACCGAGGCCCCCCGCCCGGCCGGGCGCCGGGCCCGCGGCAGCCGCGCCTGGCTCGCCGCCCTCCCCCTGGTGCTCTTCTTCGTGATCGGCTTCGGCCTGCCCGCCGTCGCGATCGCCATCGGCGCCTTCACCACCTCCTCGGACGCCCCCGACGGCGGCGGCACCTTCACCACCGACAACCTCACCGGCTCCCTCCAGGGCGCGTACTGGACGGCCCTGTGGGGCAGCGTGAAGCTCTCCCTGCTGACCGCGCTGATCGCCACCGTGGTCGGCCTGCCGCTGGCCCAGGCCGTGGCGACCTCCCGGTTCCGGGCCTTCCGCGAGGCCGTGATGTCCGCCTCCGGCGTGCTCGCCAACTTCGGCGGCGTCCCGCTGGCCTTCATGTTCGTCGCCACCCTCGGCAACTCCGGCGAGGTCACCAAGAAGCTCGGCCTGACCAAGCACGGCTGGAACCTCTACACCTTCTCCGGTCTGTCGGTGGTCTACCTCTACTTCCTGGTGCCGCTGATGGTCATCACCATCACCCCGGCCCTGGAGGGCCTGAAGGCCCAGTGGCGCGAGGCCGCCGCCAACAACGGCGCCACCTCGCCGCAGTACTGGCGGCACGTGGCCCTGCCCGTCCTGCTGCCCTCGCTGCTCGGCGGCTTCGTGCTGCTGTTCGGCGCCTCCTTCGCCGCGTACGCCACCGCCGAGGCCATGGTGGGCAGTTCGGTGCCGCTGATCTCGATGCAGATCGGCGACGCGCTGTCCGGCAACGTCCTGGTCGGCCAGGGCAACCTCGCCCTCGCCCTCGGCCTCGACATGATCGTGGTCGCCTGCCTGGTGATGGCCCTGTACCTGCCCCTTCAGCGCCGGAGTGCCAAGTGGCTCGCCTGA
- a CDS encoding ABC transporter ATP-binding protein, with translation MTTATALVDGPPLAPGSTSGSATVEFRSLRRAFGATTALDGLDLTVQPGELLALLGPSGCGKTTALRILAGFEQHDSGEVLVDGQDITAIPAHKRDAGMVFQSYSLFPHLTALDNVAFGLRMRGTGKAERRKRAHELLELVGLPHRAEHYPHQMSGGQQQRIALARALALQPRVLLLDEPLSALDAKVRLQLREEIRRLQQELGITTLFVTHDQEEALSMADRVAVLRAGKLEQCATPSELYGRPATAFVAEFVGTMSRIPCTRSSDGVEVLGRRHAVDGEVPADGELQVLVRPENVLLSPDEAGPALVVTASFLGAVTRLTVRLDDGTEAKADLPTEAAAALPAGSRAALTLPERPVLVDRRAA, from the coding sequence ATGACCACGGCCACCGCCCTCGTCGACGGCCCCCCGCTCGCCCCCGGAAGCACCTCGGGCAGCGCCACCGTCGAGTTCCGCTCGCTGCGCCGCGCGTTCGGCGCCACCACCGCCCTCGACGGCCTGGACCTGACCGTCCAGCCCGGTGAGCTGCTCGCCCTGCTCGGCCCGTCCGGCTGCGGCAAGACCACCGCGCTGCGCATCCTGGCCGGCTTCGAGCAGCACGACTCCGGCGAGGTGCTGGTCGACGGCCAGGACATCACCGCGATCCCCGCCCACAAGCGCGACGCGGGCATGGTGTTCCAGTCGTACAGCCTCTTCCCGCACCTGACCGCGCTGGACAACGTCGCCTTCGGGCTGCGGATGCGCGGCACCGGCAAGGCCGAGCGCCGCAAGCGCGCCCACGAGCTGCTCGAGCTGGTCGGCCTGCCGCACCGCGCCGAGCACTACCCGCACCAGATGTCCGGCGGCCAGCAGCAGCGCATCGCGCTCGCCCGCGCGCTCGCCCTGCAGCCGCGCGTGCTGCTGCTGGACGAGCCGCTGTCCGCGCTGGACGCCAAGGTCCGCCTCCAGCTGCGCGAGGAGATCCGCCGACTGCAGCAGGAGCTGGGCATCACCACCCTGTTCGTCACCCACGACCAGGAGGAGGCGCTGTCGATGGCCGACCGGGTCGCCGTGCTGCGGGCCGGGAAGCTGGAGCAGTGCGCCACCCCGTCCGAGCTGTACGGCCGGCCGGCCACCGCGTTCGTCGCCGAGTTCGTCGGCACCATGAGCCGCATCCCGTGCACCCGTAGCTCGGACGGCGTCGAGGTGCTCGGCCGCCGGCACGCGGTCGACGGCGAGGTTCCGGCCGACGGCGAGCTGCAGGTGCTGGTCCGCCCGGAGAACGTCCTGCTCAGCCCGGACGAGGCCGGCCCCGCGCTGGTGGTCACCGCGTCCTTCCTGGGCGCCGTCACCCGGCTCACCGTCCGCCTGGACGACGGCACCGAGGCCAAGGCCGACCTGCCCACCGAGGCCGCCGCCGCCCTGCCGGCCGGCTCCCGCGCCGCGCTCACGCTGCCGGAGCGCCCGGTGTTGGTGGACCGCCGCGCCGCCTGA
- a CDS encoding DUF397 domain-containing protein, producing MHPLHDEEVGWFKSSHSSEQGGACVEALRLSPGIAIRDSRTRAARALSSPRGPGRASSRASRPASSASSRRGRLRRGRSRPQGTFSLPWSITGGRRRPVRTRGPGSPRWRGRGRSRAPRRGDHAKA from the coding sequence ATGCACCCTCTGCATGACGAGGAAGTCGGTTGGTTCAAGTCCAGTCACAGCAGCGAGCAGGGCGGGGCCTGCGTGGAGGCGCTGCGGCTGTCCCCGGGGATCGCGATCCGCGACTCGAGGACAAGAGCGGCCCGAGCCTTGAGTTCACCCCGGGGGCCTGGCAGAGCCTCGTCGCGGGCATCAAGGCCGGCGAGCTCGGCTAGTTCGAGGCGTGGGCGGCTCCGGCGTGGCCGGAGCCGCCCGCAAGGCACCTTCAGTCTGCCGTGGTCCATTACTGGCGGTCGACGTCGGCCCGTTCGTACTCGTGGTCCAGGGAGTCCAAGGTGGCGAGGTCGAGGGCGGTCGCGGGCTCCGCGGAGAGGTGATCACGCCAAGGCGTGA
- a CDS encoding helix-turn-helix domain-containing protein encodes MNKVELDPDGGPAAKFGVFLRTSREARGWTQDDLADVIGYSATHVSAVETGRRPPTPRLARELDKAFGWERVFTRKALDIKTSALLEGFPQYVERESKAVELRLFTLGIVPGLLQSVDYATAIAAGAVRRGSITQSQADERVTYLARRQANLRREPSPLIHVVLDESCLRRPVGGPAVMAAQLDQLVEFAALPNTMLQVAPYAIGEERSFDLPVNILTLPDRSLISYAESAQQGHLERDSDAVLPVLTAYYQLQALVLSQAESVALISRLREELP; translated from the coding sequence GTGAACAAGGTTGAGCTCGACCCCGATGGGGGCCCGGCGGCGAAGTTCGGTGTGTTTCTCCGCACTTCACGAGAGGCGCGGGGGTGGACCCAGGACGATCTGGCAGATGTCATCGGTTACTCGGCGACGCATGTGTCAGCCGTGGAAACTGGTCGACGCCCCCCAACGCCGCGACTCGCACGGGAACTTGACAAAGCGTTCGGGTGGGAGCGGGTCTTTACCCGCAAGGCTCTCGACATCAAGACCTCGGCGCTCCTCGAAGGGTTCCCGCAATACGTGGAGCGGGAGTCGAAGGCCGTGGAGCTGCGACTGTTCACGCTTGGAATCGTGCCTGGCCTGCTTCAGAGCGTGGACTATGCAACAGCCATCGCGGCGGGAGCGGTGCGCCGAGGCAGCATCACGCAGAGTCAGGCAGATGAGCGGGTGACCTATCTTGCGCGCCGACAGGCCAACTTGCGCCGGGAGCCTTCGCCGTTGATCCATGTTGTCCTGGATGAGAGCTGCCTTCGTAGGCCGGTCGGCGGGCCCGCAGTCATGGCAGCCCAGCTGGATCAGCTCGTTGAGTTCGCGGCGTTGCCCAACACGATGCTCCAGGTCGCCCCGTATGCCATAGGCGAAGAGCGGTCGTTCGACCTGCCGGTGAACATCCTGACGCTTCCTGACCGGTCTCTGATTTCCTATGCGGAATCGGCACAGCAAGGGCACTTGGAGCGGGACAGCGACGCAGTGCTGCCAGTGCTCACGGCCTACTATCAGCTTCAGGCTCTCGTGCTCTCGCAAGCTGAGTCCGTGGCCCTGATCAGCCGGCTGAGGGAGGAACTACCGTGA
- a CDS encoding putative T7SS-secreted protein produces MTDPKSKPEPDWSGLGFNPAPGDPTAVAGLSSSLRRVSQHLTGVHTTLSQISDNQGQWTGDAAKAFAAQFGKLPGYLQDAADSITAAYQALDSWYKSLNEHQPKAVELAHAALAAKQKMDQAEQAHATAAAAPDLQLAGKSFPDDVSLAAAEKRYTAAKTHLDAAAELVNSATTTLTGLRNQAHELAAGHKSDAHTTATAIRKAADSKAPPEPGWLSKVGNWLKNHGADLLTVASGVCGVAAIFFPAFALPAILLSLAAAGAHARQYGISGLLPTSMANLGNDLTLAGDLLGAIPGGAVLKGGFTAFRTARAAGTGVRASVGVGATEVRAAARAIDPASPIFTTAIEKPTVKLGLSKATAMNISDGVQAAGTAALTAPTAYSLTQDNAGPGLTAAVNYTTGGGNVINGAGGAIGGTGKTRILSGLLGAGSAVATGVWGASQ; encoded by the coding sequence ATGACCGACCCCAAGTCCAAGCCCGAGCCCGACTGGTCCGGCCTCGGCTTCAACCCGGCCCCCGGCGACCCCACCGCCGTGGCCGGCCTCAGCAGCAGCCTGCGCCGGGTCTCCCAGCACCTGACCGGTGTCCACACCACGCTGTCCCAGATCTCCGACAACCAGGGCCAGTGGACCGGCGACGCCGCCAAGGCCTTCGCCGCCCAGTTCGGCAAGCTCCCCGGCTACCTCCAGGACGCCGCCGACTCGATCACCGCCGCCTACCAGGCACTCGACTCCTGGTACAAGTCACTCAACGAACACCAGCCCAAGGCCGTCGAGTTGGCCCACGCCGCGCTCGCCGCCAAGCAGAAGATGGACCAGGCCGAGCAGGCCCACGCCACCGCGGCCGCCGCCCCCGACCTCCAACTGGCCGGCAAGAGCTTCCCCGACGACGTCTCCCTCGCCGCCGCCGAAAAGCGCTACACCGCCGCCAAGACCCACCTCGACGCGGCCGCCGAACTCGTCAACAGCGCCACCACCACCCTCACCGGCCTGCGCAATCAGGCCCACGAACTCGCCGCGGGCCACAAGTCCGACGCCCACACCACCGCCACCGCCATCCGCAAGGCCGCCGACAGCAAGGCCCCGCCGGAGCCGGGCTGGCTCAGCAAGGTCGGCAACTGGCTGAAGAACCACGGCGCCGACCTGCTGACCGTCGCGTCCGGCGTCTGCGGCGTCGCGGCGATCTTCTTCCCGGCCTTCGCCCTGCCGGCCATCCTGCTCAGCCTCGCGGCGGCGGGCGCCCACGCGCGGCAGTACGGCATCAGCGGGCTGCTGCCCACCAGCATGGCGAACCTGGGCAACGACCTGACCTTGGCAGGTGACCTCCTTGGAGCGATTCCCGGCGGGGCCGTCCTCAAGGGTGGGTTCACCGCGTTCAGGACCGCCCGGGCCGCCGGGACCGGCGTGAGGGCCTCGGTAGGCGTCGGCGCCACAGAGGTCCGTGCCGCCGCCAGGGCGATCGACCCGGCCAGCCCGATCTTCACCACAGCGATCGAGAAACCCACCGTCAAACTCGGGCTCTCGAAGGCCACCGCGATGAACATCTCCGACGGCGTACAGGCCGCCGGCACCGCAGCGCTCACCGCGCCCACCGCGTACAGCCTCACCCAGGACAACGCCGGTCCCGGGCTGACCGCGGCGGTGAACTACACCACTGGCGGTGGCAACGTGATCAACGGCGCCGGAGGCGCCATCGGCGGCACCGGCAAGACCCGGATCCTGTCCGGGCTGCTCGGTGCCGGCAGCGCGGTCGCGACCGGCGTGTGGGGAGCGAGCCAGTGA
- a CDS encoding ABC transporter substrate-binding protein, whose product MSVHRARSAAFAAVLTAAALSLTACGSAGSSAAKAGSNDLPGGKSAKTATSVADFGGMDALVAAAKKEGKLHAITLPRDWANYGKLMDDFKAKYGIDIEDENPDGSSQDEINAITSRKGQDRAPDVVDLGAAFATSGAKQGLFAPYKVADFAKIPDTMKDAEGLRYNDYGGYISIACDAKKVSACPKTFADLMKPEYKGMVALNGNPTKANAAYSAVMAASLANGGSLDNIQPGIDFFGKLKQAGNFNPVEVTPATIEKGETPITIDWSYLNAGYAEKFKDKGIDWQVSIPSDGIYANFYNQAINKDAPHPAAARLWEEYLYSAEGQNGFLGGYATPALFDAMKTAGTLDAATAAKLPAVEKPFTTFPTDDQTTAAKKVVTENWAKAIAG is encoded by the coding sequence GTGTCCGTGCACCGCGCCCGCTCCGCCGCCTTCGCGGCCGTCCTGACCGCCGCCGCGCTCTCCCTCACCGCCTGCGGTTCCGCCGGCTCCTCGGCCGCGAAGGCCGGCAGCAACGACCTCCCGGGCGGCAAGAGCGCCAAGACCGCCACCTCGGTCGCCGACTTCGGCGGCATGGACGCGCTGGTCGCCGCCGCCAAGAAGGAGGGCAAGCTGCACGCCATCACGCTGCCGCGCGACTGGGCGAACTACGGCAAGCTGATGGACGACTTCAAGGCGAAGTACGGCATCGACATCGAGGACGAGAACCCGGACGGCTCCAGCCAGGACGAGATCAACGCGATCACCTCCCGCAAGGGCCAGGACCGCGCCCCCGACGTCGTCGACCTCGGTGCCGCGTTCGCCACCTCCGGCGCCAAGCAGGGCCTGTTCGCCCCGTACAAGGTCGCCGACTTCGCCAAGATCCCGGACACCATGAAGGACGCCGAGGGTCTGCGCTACAACGACTACGGCGGCTACATCTCGATCGCCTGCGACGCCAAGAAGGTCTCGGCCTGCCCGAAGACCTTCGCCGACCTGATGAAGCCCGAGTACAAGGGCATGGTCGCGCTCAACGGCAACCCGACCAAGGCGAACGCCGCGTACAGCGCCGTCATGGCCGCCTCCCTGGCCAACGGCGGTTCGCTGGACAACATCCAGCCCGGCATCGACTTCTTCGGCAAGCTGAAGCAGGCCGGCAACTTCAACCCGGTCGAGGTCACCCCGGCGACCATCGAGAAGGGCGAGACCCCGATCACCATCGACTGGTCCTACCTGAACGCCGGCTACGCCGAGAAGTTCAAGGACAAGGGCATCGACTGGCAGGTCAGCATCCCGTCCGACGGCATCTACGCCAACTTCTACAACCAGGCCATCAACAAGGACGCGCCGCACCCGGCCGCCGCCCGCCTGTGGGAGGAGTACCTCTACAGCGCGGAGGGCCAGAACGGCTTCCTGGGCGGCTACGCCACCCCGGCCCTGTTCGACGCCATGAAGACCGCCGGCACCCTGGACGCGGCCACCGCCGCCAAGCTGCCGGCCGTCGAGAAGCCCTTCACCACCTTCCCGACCGACGACCAGACCACGGCGGCCAAGAAGGTCGTGACCGAGAACTGGGCCAAGGCGATCGCGGGCTGA
- a CDS encoding WXG100 family type VII secretion target — MADFTVSPEFLAKLAKDLKGCGDELDQGLQALKGASRDGLGFDFLEEAGQHFQEKWEYGLKKVRECVKVLDEGLEKVQQSYAGTEQNITKALTPAQGQS; from the coding sequence GTGGCCGATTTCACGGTCAGTCCCGAATTCCTCGCCAAACTGGCCAAGGACCTCAAGGGCTGCGGCGACGAACTCGACCAGGGGCTGCAGGCGCTCAAGGGAGCGAGCCGCGACGGGCTCGGCTTCGACTTCCTGGAGGAGGCCGGCCAGCACTTCCAGGAGAAGTGGGAGTACGGCCTGAAGAAGGTCCGCGAGTGCGTCAAGGTGCTCGACGAGGGCCTGGAGAAGGTGCAGCAGTCCTACGCGGGCACCGAGCAGAACATCACCAAGGCCCTCACTCCCGCGCAGGGGCAGTCATGA
- a CDS encoding DMT family transporter, with product MPYVLLTLAILSEVCATSCLKLTEGFTRLWPSLGVGIGYALSFFLLGRALKHIPVSVAYAVWSGAGTAAVAGIGVVAFGESLGKLQVLGIALIIVGVVVLNLKGSH from the coding sequence ATGCCCTACGTTCTGCTCACCCTCGCCATCCTGAGCGAGGTCTGCGCCACCAGCTGCCTCAAACTCACCGAGGGGTTCACCCGCCTCTGGCCCAGCCTGGGGGTGGGCATCGGCTACGCGCTGTCCTTCTTCCTGCTCGGCCGCGCGCTCAAGCACATACCGGTCTCGGTCGCGTACGCGGTCTGGTCGGGGGCCGGGACGGCGGCCGTCGCCGGGATCGGCGTGGTCGCCTTCGGCGAGTCGCTGGGAAAGCTGCAGGTCCTGGGGATCGCGCTGATCATCGTCGGGGTGGTCGTGCTCAACCTCAAGGGCAGTCACTGA